One Tumebacillus sp. BK434 genomic window carries:
- a CDS encoding SprT family protein: MDNQELQTLTEQISEQFFGWPFLHRVTFNGRLRTTGGRYLLRTHDIEINPHHFEKHGLESMIGTIKHELCHYHLHLQQRGYRHQDKDFKELLEQVGGSRYCPDTGLRREVKTRYVYACSACGQRYERKRKIDVRRYGCGRCRGKLKLVQSFS; this comes from the coding sequence ATGGACAACCAGGAACTGCAGACGCTGACCGAGCAGATCTCCGAGCAATTTTTCGGCTGGCCGTTTTTGCACCGCGTGACGTTTAACGGGCGGCTGCGCACGACGGGCGGACGCTATCTGCTCAGGACGCATGACATTGAGATCAACCCGCACCACTTTGAAAAACACGGCCTCGAGTCGATGATCGGCACGATCAAGCACGAGCTGTGCCACTACCACCTGCACCTGCAGCAGCGCGGCTACCGGCACCAGGACAAAGACTTCAAAGAGCTGCTCGAACAAGTCGGCGGGTCGCGCTACTGCCCGGACACAGGGCTCAGGCGCGAAGTGAAAACGCGCTACGTCTACGCCTGCTCCGCATGCGGGCAGCGCTATGAGCGCAAGCGCAAGATCGACGTGCGACGCTACGGCTGCGGACGCTGCCGGGGCAAGCTAAAATTGGTGCAATCCTTTTCTTAG